In Serratia liquefaciens ATCC 27592, the genomic stretch GTCGACAGAAATGACGATGCCGCGTCAGACATTCGTCACCTCCAGCTGCGGATAACCGCCATTGTCTGCCCAGTGAAACAAGCGTTGATGGAGCACCGTCACCGCCTGTTTCACCGCCGCGCTGATCGGGTAATAAAACGCCACCACTTCGGGCTGAATGCCGATAAAGGTAATTTCCGCTATGTCTTCGCGCAGTTGGTCGATCAGAAAGTTAAGCGGCAGGTTATGCGTCGTCATGATGAACATGGCGGCAATGTCTTTTTCGTCGATCACCCGTGTTTCACCCGGCGCGAGCCCCATGTCGGTGGCGTCGACGATCACCAGGCGATCAGGGCGCAGCGCGCGGATATGCCCGATGTCATTTTCCGGTGCCGCGCCGCCGTCAATCACCTGCCAACCCGCGGGGGGATGACCGGCACAGAGTTCAGCCAGCAGCGGCCCGGCACCGTCATCTCCCATCATGCAGTTGCCCACACACAATAAAACGTCAGTCATCATGCCTCCGGACCATCAGGTAAATGGCGGGTTCGTTTTCAATCGATTGAAGCAGGGCGATCAGCTGTTGGCTCCAGCTTTGCTGTTCAGTGTTCATACGCGGCGCCGCGTGGCTCAACGCCGTGGCCAACAGGTGGGTATGGCTGTTGTCGATACAGATTTCGCCAAACCGATCGACCCCTTCCAGTTTGCGCCGTGCGGTGCTGCCCGCAGGCAACTGCGCTATCCAGGCACGAAACCCCGCCAGCGGGCAGCTGAGTTTGGCTTCCAGGCAGTCGATCACCCCCAGATGATGGCCGATCGCCAGGCTGTAATAGATCACCTCCTGGGCCTTCGGCGGGGCCTTTTTCTCCTGCACAAACTTGCGGCTAAGGGAGTAAAACACCACCTGCCCTTGGGAATCGGTCATAGCCGCAGCTCCCCACGCAGCACCCGTTGATAAATGCCCTGCAGGTTGCCGACAATTTCATTCAGGCGCAGGTCATCTTGCTGGTGCAGATAAGCGGCGATGCGCTGTTCGACCGGTTCTGGTGTCTCTGCTGCCAGCAGTTGCATGAACTGGTCGGCGATTTGGCGACCATAGCGGTAACCGGCCATACGCCGGGCTTCGCGATCCAGCAGCACTCGCAGCGGCTGGGGCAGTTGCGGGTGCAACAGGCGCGTAGCTTCACCGTCGGTTTCATCATGCTGGTGGCCTTTGATTTTCTGATCCAGCAGGCCCAGCGCCATGGCGAAACCGTAAATGGTCGCCGCCGGCGTCGGCGGGCAGCCGGGAATATAGACATCGACCGGAACGATGCGATCGGTACCGCCCCACACGCAGTAAAGATCGTGGAAGATACCGCCGCTGTTGCCACAGGCACCGTAGGAGATGCTGATTTTAGGATCGGGTGAGGCCTGCCAGGCGCGGATCGCCGGAATGCGCATGGCGCGGGTCACTGCACCGGTGAACAACAGAATATCGGCATGTCTGGGGGAAGGAACCACTTTGATGCCGAAACGTTCCGCGTCGAACAGCGGTGAAATGGCAGCGAAAATCTCAATTTCGCAGCCATTACAGCCGCCGCAGTCCACCCGATAGACATAGGCCGAGCGGCGGATATCCTGCAGCAGGGTGGTTTTCAGCTTGGCGATGCTGTCATCGAGGGTGATTGGCACCGGCAGGCCATTTTCATCACGTGGTCCAATCAATGGCGAATTCATGAGATGACCTCCCGGGTCAAATGGCGGCCGATATCAATACGATCGGCCTGGGTCAGATTCTGCTGCTGTTTGCAGGCCGGGCAGGTTTCAAACTGCGCACGGCGGGTTGCCGCCTCCGAGCTGCTCAACCCGAGCAACGCCATCGCATAATCAATTTCCTTTTGCGCCGCATAGGGTTTGCCGCACTGTCGGCAATGACAAATGGCGAAGTCGGCTTGTTCGTACAGATCCTCTTTACGCCACACTGCCAGTTCGAACTGCTGCGAAAGCCGAATGGCGGCGGTTGGGCACACTTCCTCGCAGCGGGCGCAAAAGATGCAGCGCCCAAGAAACAGCTGCCAGCGCAAGGTGCCGCTGTTGAGATCGGGGGTCATGCTCAACGCGTTGGACGGACAGGCGTTGGCACAGGCACCACAGGCTATGCACTGCTGTGGGCTGTATTCGGGCTTGCCGCGAAAGTTCGGATCAATGGCCAACGGCTGGGCCGGATAGGCGACAGTGGCCGGGCCGGTCTTCAGCACTTTTTTAATCAGTTTCAGCATGATGGGCTCCGGTTAGAACGGCTTGTTTTTCCGCTCGATGCCGTAACGTTCG encodes the following:
- the hycI gene encoding hydrogenase maturation peptidase HycI — encoded protein: MTDVLLCVGNCMMGDDGAGPLLAELCAGHPPAGWQVIDGGAAPENDIGHIRALRPDRLVIVDATDMGLAPGETRVIDEKDIAAMFIMTTHNLPLNFLIDQLREDIAEITFIGIQPEVVAFYYPISAAVKQAVTVLHQRLFHWADNGGYPQLEVTNV
- a CDS encoding formate hydrogenlyase maturation HycH family protein is translated as MTDSQGQVVFYSLSRKFVQEKKAPPKAQEVIYYSLAIGHHLGVIDCLEAKLSCPLAGFRAWIAQLPAGSTARRKLEGVDRFGEICIDNSHTHLLATALSHAAPRMNTEQQSWSQQLIALLQSIENEPAIYLMVRRHDD
- a CDS encoding NADH-quinone oxidoreductase subunit B family protein; this translates as MNSPLIGPRDENGLPVPITLDDSIAKLKTTLLQDIRRSAYVYRVDCGGCNGCEIEIFAAISPLFDAERFGIKVVPSPRHADILLFTGAVTRAMRIPAIRAWQASPDPKISISYGACGNSGGIFHDLYCVWGGTDRIVPVDVYIPGCPPTPAATIYGFAMALGLLDQKIKGHQHDETDGEATRLLHPQLPQPLRVLLDREARRMAGYRYGRQIADQFMQLLAAETPEPVEQRIAAYLHQQDDLRLNEIVGNLQGIYQRVLRGELRL
- a CDS encoding formate hydrogenlyase complex iron-sulfur subunit; the encoded protein is MLKLIKKVLKTGPATVAYPAQPLAIDPNFRGKPEYSPQQCIACGACANACPSNALSMTPDLNSGTLRWQLFLGRCIFCARCEEVCPTAAIRLSQQFELAVWRKEDLYEQADFAICHCRQCGKPYAAQKEIDYAMALLGLSSSEAATRRAQFETCPACKQQQNLTQADRIDIGRHLTREVIS